From Echinicola soli, a single genomic window includes:
- a CDS encoding S8 family serine peptidase → MRLFIFKRLVAFCLLFVVIWACHSDLPIPADSSHMGHNGEVLQILENRYIIILKEENAGLLLTQDRESIKQQITDFADDMLNGLSIQKDRIDHVYSGGIYGFSAYLNEQEYKKLSRMPDVAMIEKDREISFKDIGPEISQDFYGGAAGRVSGDLVPYGVERVGGPKAYTGNNVVYIVDSGIDLNNDELNVNESRGFNAIYTGEESRTFQDFNGHGTHVAGIVGAKMDGKGIAGVAAGAQVVPVKIVDQDGRGTYSGILAALDHIMEDGCKGDVVNVSLTGPITPTLETSILKATEKGIYFVFAAGNDSDDANNYSPGRLNGKYFSTVSAMDENDVFAEFSNYGNPPIDWCAPGVGILSTWIDGQFNFRSGTSYAAPHVAALILLGGPAKGGLVKNDPDGICDPIAVWKCP, encoded by the coding sequence ATGCGATTATTTATATTTAAACGTTTGGTTGCGTTTTGTCTATTGTTTGTGGTGATATGGGCTTGTCATTCGGATTTGCCAATTCCCGCTGACAGTTCCCATATGGGACATAATGGAGAGGTTTTGCAAATTCTTGAAAACCGGTATATCATTATTTTGAAGGAAGAAAATGCAGGGCTGTTGTTGACACAGGACAGAGAATCGATTAAGCAGCAAATAACTGACTTTGCAGATGATATGTTGAATGGGCTGTCCATACAAAAAGATCGGATAGACCATGTTTATAGTGGCGGGATTTATGGGTTTTCAGCTTATTTGAACGAGCAGGAATATAAGAAATTGAGCAGGATGCCTGATGTGGCGATGATAGAAAAAGACCGTGAAATTAGTTTTAAGGATATTGGCCCTGAAATAAGCCAGGATTTTTACGGGGGGGCAGCTGGAAGGGTGTCAGGAGACTTGGTGCCCTATGGTGTAGAGCGGGTGGGAGGCCCCAAAGCCTATACAGGCAATAATGTGGTGTATATAGTGGACAGTGGCATTGATCTGAATAACGATGAACTGAACGTAAATGAATCCCGAGGATTTAATGCCATATATACCGGGGAAGAAAGTAGGACCTTCCAGGATTTTAATGGGCATGGAACACATGTGGCAGGGATCGTAGGGGCAAAAATGGACGGTAAAGGCATTGCAGGGGTCGCTGCAGGTGCCCAGGTAGTTCCTGTTAAAATTGTCGATCAAGATGGACGTGGTACCTATTCTGGAATTTTAGCGGCTTTAGATCATATAATGGAAGATGGCTGTAAGGGTGATGTGGTCAATGTCAGTTTGACCGGTCCTATCACGCCTACACTGGAAACGTCAATACTTAAAGCGACTGAAAAGGGAATATATTTTGTTTTTGCTGCTGGAAATGATAGTGATGATGCTAACAACTATTCCCCTGGAAGGCTAAATGGTAAATATTTCTCTACTGTGTCGGCGATGGATGAAAATGATGTGTTTGCCGAGTTTTCCAATTATGGCAATCCACCTATCGATTGGTGTGCTCCCGGGGTTGGGATTCTTTCCACATGGATAGATGGGCAATTTAATTTTAGAAGTGGTACATCCTATGCCGCCCCACATGTGGCAGCCTTGATTTTATTGGGCGGTCCGGCAAAGGGAGGTCTGGTAAAAAATGATCCCGATGGCATTTGCGATCCTATTGCAGTATGGAAGTGTCCTTGA
- the map gene encoding type I methionyl aminopeptidase has translation MSITQESELLGMQRVSEAVGQTLKLMSQYAQPGMTTKELDEYGGAILKEYGAKSAPYETYGFPGYTCISVNKEVAHGIPKNARVLKEGDLINIDVSAELDGFWSDNGGSFVLGKDIHHHQPLVNASKEILKKAISSIKGGIKIADIGFLIESEAKKRGYKVIKNLAGHGVGKSLHEQPEDILNYRVKSNRERFKKNTTVAVETFIATKSTYADTLDDGWTLVGNKGGFVTQHEHTILITDSTPEILTRSNGIWD, from the coding sequence ATGTCGATCACACAAGAATCAGAATTACTTGGAATGCAGCGCGTCAGTGAAGCCGTAGGACAAACGCTTAAATTAATGAGCCAATACGCCCAACCTGGGATGACTACAAAAGAACTCGACGAGTATGGCGGTGCTATTTTGAAAGAATATGGTGCCAAATCAGCACCTTATGAAACGTATGGATTTCCGGGATATACCTGCATCAGCGTAAATAAGGAAGTAGCCCATGGGATTCCTAAAAATGCCAGGGTGCTAAAAGAAGGGGATTTGATCAATATAGATGTATCCGCTGAATTGGACGGTTTTTGGTCGGATAATGGTGGATCATTTGTCCTCGGCAAAGACATTCATCATCACCAGCCCCTTGTCAACGCATCCAAGGAAATTCTTAAAAAAGCTATTTCAAGTATTAAGGGCGGTATCAAAATTGCAGATATCGGCTTTTTGATAGAAAGTGAAGCCAAGAAAAGAGGCTATAAAGTGATCAAAAACCTTGCAGGACATGGGGTGGGCAAAAGTCTACATGAACAACCAGAGGACATCTTAAACTACAGGGTAAAAAGCAATCGTGAACGGTTTAAGAAAAATACCACTGTGGCGGTGGAAACGTTCATTGCCACTAAATCCACTTACGCCGATACCCTGGACGATGGTTGGACACTTGTGGGAAACAAAGGCGGTTTTGTGACCCAACATGAACATACCATTTTGATAACAGATAGCACTCCAGAGATCCTTACCAGATCAAATGGCATTTGGGATTAA
- the gap gene encoding type I glyceraldehyde-3-phosphate dehydrogenase, whose product MTKIKVGINGFGRIGRLVFRAAQERDDVQIVGINDLVDVDYMAYMLKYDSTHGQFKGEVAVKDGQLVVDGNVIRVTAEKNPADLKWSDIGAEYVVESTGLFLTKEKAQGHIQAGAKKVIMSAPSKDDTPMIVMGVNESSYTTDMQFVSNASCTTNCLAPLAKVVNDNWGIEEGLMTTVHATTATQKTVDGPSMKDWRGGRGAGQNIIPSSTGAAKAVGKVIPELNGKLTGMAFRVPTPDVSVVDLTVRLKNAATYEEICAKMKEASEGDLKGVLGYTEDAVVSNDFIGDARTSIFDAGAGIQLSDKFVKLVSWYDNEWGYSNKVVDLLTYIAKKG is encoded by the coding sequence ATGACAAAGATTAAAGTAGGAATTAACGGATTCGGAAGAATAGGAAGACTGGTGTTCCGAGCAGCCCAGGAAAGAGATGACGTTCAGATCGTAGGGATCAATGACCTGGTAGATGTGGACTATATGGCTTATATGTTGAAATATGACTCTACCCACGGCCAATTTAAAGGTGAGGTAGCAGTGAAAGACGGCCAATTGGTTGTTGACGGAAATGTTATCCGTGTAACAGCTGAAAAGAATCCTGCTGATCTTAAATGGTCTGATATCGGAGCAGAATACGTTGTAGAATCTACTGGTCTCTTCCTTACCAAGGAAAAGGCACAAGGACATATCCAAGCGGGTGCCAAGAAAGTAATCATGTCTGCCCCTTCCAAAGACGATACTCCAATGATCGTGATGGGTGTAAATGAATCTTCTTACACTACTGATATGCAGTTTGTATCCAATGCATCATGTACTACCAACTGTCTCGCTCCACTTGCCAAAGTGGTAAATGACAATTGGGGAATTGAAGAAGGCTTGATGACGACTGTTCACGCCACTACAGCAACTCAGAAAACGGTAGATGGTCCTTCCATGAAAGATTGGAGAGGTGGCCGTGGCGCCGGACAAAATATCATCCCATCTTCTACAGGTGCTGCTAAGGCGGTAGGGAAAGTAATTCCTGAGCTGAATGGCAAGCTGACGGGTATGGCTTTCCGTGTACCAACTCCTGATGTGTCTGTAGTAGACCTTACGGTAAGACTTAAAAATGCCGCTACTTACGAAGAGATCTGTGCTAAAATGAAAGAAGCCTCTGAAGGTGATCTCAAAGGTGTATTGGGATATACTGAAGATGCTGTGGTTTCCAATGACTTCATTGGTGACGCCAGAACATCCATCTTCGATGCAGGTGCAGGTATCCAGTTGAGTGACAAATTCGTGAAACTGGTCTCTTGGTATGACAATGAGTGGGGTTACTCTAACAAAGTAGTAGACCTACTTACTTATATAGCTAAGAAAGGTTAA
- a CDS encoding alpha/beta hydrolase family protein gives MEILLPFSPAAMCKESDFGYMRLFRSIGFLILLFMVMGKSPVKAQSKAEGDWKGVLEVMGQKLPLVFHLNKTDEKWEGTMDSPKQGATGISLNEVSVDSSNVSLGISRLNISYNGKVEQDTIRGTFSQGGMEFPLVLARLPEGDQGMGKRPQEPKGPFDYEEIETSFTNVAAGITLKGTITKPKGMGPFPAVILVSGSGPQDRNEEMFGHKPFLVLADYFTQNGIAVLRYDERGVGGSEGDFDGASTFDFADDAEAAMTHLRKFPFVNQLKVGVIGHSEGGMIAWMMAAKHNGLCFAVTIAGLTVPVPQLMKQQVRDLLASVEAPEEQKKREEEVIGIFYEVLAQTNDYDSLEIVLPARLEEYLVGAGEHYTEDELEDFVSKYANILNPWFFAFAKINPQEYIRKTEIPVLALFGDKDIQVNGSINYEVLEVMKEENGKGNFTIKLYPDLNHLFQHSSTGSMAEYGAIEETFSDEVMEDIAQWVLSQ, from the coding sequence ATGGAAATACTCCTTCCATTTTCACCAGCGGCAATGTGTAAGGAGTCTGATTTTGGTTATATGCGATTATTTAGATCAATAGGTTTTTTAATTCTCCTATTCATGGTGATGGGTAAATCTCCCGTAAAGGCCCAAAGTAAAGCGGAGGGAGATTGGAAGGGTGTTTTGGAAGTAATGGGGCAAAAGTTGCCATTGGTCTTTCATTTGAATAAGACGGATGAAAAGTGGGAGGGTACCATGGACAGTCCAAAACAAGGGGCCACAGGCATTTCCTTGAATGAGGTTTCAGTTGACTCTTCGAACGTTTCCTTGGGTATCAGTAGACTAAATATCAGCTATAATGGTAAGGTGGAACAGGATACCATTCGGGGTACGTTTTCCCAGGGTGGCATGGAGTTTCCCCTTGTGCTGGCGAGGTTACCAGAGGGGGATCAGGGCATGGGGAAAAGGCCACAGGAACCGAAAGGGCCTTTTGATTATGAAGAAATCGAGACTTCCTTTACGAATGTTGCAGCAGGGATAACCCTTAAAGGTACCATCACAAAGCCTAAAGGCATGGGGCCGTTTCCTGCAGTAATATTGGTCAGTGGCTCTGGGCCTCAGGATCGAAACGAAGAAATGTTTGGCCATAAGCCGTTTTTGGTTTTAGCAGATTATTTTACACAAAATGGGATTGCCGTGCTACGATATGATGAGCGTGGAGTAGGGGGATCTGAAGGGGATTTTGATGGTGCATCTACTTTTGATTTTGCCGATGATGCAGAAGCTGCCATGACACATCTCAGGAAGTTCCCTTTTGTCAATCAGCTCAAAGTGGGGGTGATAGGTCACAGTGAAGGAGGCATGATCGCTTGGATGATGGCAGCCAAGCACAACGGGCTATGTTTTGCGGTTACTATTGCCGGGCTCACGGTTCCCGTGCCCCAATTGATGAAACAGCAAGTCAGGGACCTTTTAGCGTCAGTAGAAGCTCCGGAGGAACAGAAGAAAAGAGAGGAAGAAGTTATCGGTATTTTTTATGAAGTATTGGCCCAAACCAACGATTATGATAGTCTGGAGATAGTGCTTCCTGCCAGGTTGGAGGAGTATCTTGTGGGGGCAGGGGAGCATTATACTGAGGATGAACTTGAGGATTTTGTGTCGAAATATGCCAATATTCTAAATCCGTGGTTCTTTGCATTTGCTAAAATAAATCCTCAGGAATATATCCGGAAAACTGAAATTCCCGTATTAGCGCTTTTTGGCGATAAAGACATCCAGGTAAATGGCAGCATTAATTATGAGGTTTTGGAAGTGATGAAAGAAGAAAATGGAAAAGGGAATTTCACGATAAAATTGTATCCTGATCTCAATCACCTTTTTCAACATAGCAGTACCGGGTCAATGGCTGAATATGGTGCCATTGAAGAGACCTTTAGCGATGAAGTGATGGAAGATATTGCCCAGTGGGTATTAAGTCAATAA
- a CDS encoding DUF3820 family protein: MQKEILVDLVTKKMPFGKYKGKLICDIPEHYLVWMHGKGFPEGKLGMWLHTMYEIRVNGLEYLLVELKKRIK; this comes from the coding sequence ATGCAAAAAGAAATACTTGTAGATCTAGTTACTAAAAAGATGCCATTTGGGAAATACAAGGGCAAATTGATCTGTGATATTCCTGAACATTATCTCGTTTGGATGCATGGGAAAGGATTTCCAGAAGGCAAACTCGGCATGTGGCTTCACACCATGTATGAAATTAGGGTCAATGGACTGGAATACTTACTTGTTGAGCTTAAAAAGAGGATAAAGTAA
- a CDS encoding TonB-dependent receptor, translated as MIKMLQLQAFILFFLAICHPAFSQDKCAFDVKGKVVDRESQEPIEGAYIWIKELEKGAITNQNGNFHLEDVCEGHYGISVEFLGYSSQLLQLNVHDHVNMTIRLVSKEYLIDGVEIIGHKNAVNTLNGITHLGKDILDENRGKNLGETLKELPGVTTFTTGANISKPVIHGMHSNRIMILNNEVRQEGQQWGGEHAPEVDPFLAEDISVVKGAETVRFGPEAMGGVILVSPPKLPVSAGTTGSATLVGGTNGWNGAAAFSLESGLKNLHGFGYRVQASSRNGGNIKTPEYYQDNTGMRELNFSGAIGYNTKELGMELFYSRFATTIGILSDSHTGNSSDLAELIANGRPFSNPDFTYTIENPRQEVVHQLLKAKGHYHLNNDGVINIKYAFQQNNRQEYDVRRGALNDRAALDLELFTNTLDLSYEHPSSKNWNGSIGVSALQQANNNIPGTGVTPLIPNYDMVNLGAFLIEKYTNGPLELEGGARYDYRYVDAARYNQGELNEQDFTFRNFTAFLGAGYSLDKNLLLTTNLGSAWRPPNINEQFSQGLHHGAAAVEIGDPNLVSEQAIKWVNTVNFSNDKVNAELSGYYHKINNYIYLNPTGEEYVSLRGTFNVYEYLQTDASFWGIDLSTDYRLLPSLSWFIKGSMIRAKNLTEQTYLPFIPADRLETGLVYQTDKIGKLELSNLSVFKQRREPDFDLAPAPVGYNLWSASINRTLLEKEKSNLKGSLTVNNIFNTEYKDYMNRFRYFTHEMGRNITLRLKYEF; from the coding sequence ATGATCAAAATGCTACAGCTACAAGCTTTCATCTTATTCTTCTTAGCAATCTGCCACCCTGCTTTTTCGCAAGATAAGTGTGCATTCGATGTAAAAGGAAAAGTAGTAGACCGAGAAAGTCAAGAACCTATTGAAGGCGCATATATCTGGATAAAGGAACTGGAAAAGGGCGCCATTACCAATCAAAATGGCAACTTCCATCTAGAGGATGTCTGTGAAGGACACTATGGCATAAGCGTTGAATTTTTAGGGTATTCCAGTCAACTTCTCCAACTTAATGTGCACGATCATGTCAACATGACCATTCGTCTGGTTTCCAAGGAGTATTTGATCGATGGAGTGGAAATTATCGGGCATAAAAACGCGGTCAATACCCTGAACGGCATCACCCACTTGGGCAAAGATATATTGGATGAAAACCGCGGCAAAAACCTTGGTGAAACGCTCAAGGAACTTCCCGGGGTAACCACATTCACCACAGGTGCCAATATCAGTAAGCCTGTCATCCACGGCATGCACAGTAATCGCATCATGATTCTTAACAATGAAGTGAGGCAAGAGGGCCAGCAATGGGGAGGCGAACATGCCCCGGAAGTGGATCCTTTTTTGGCAGAGGATATTTCCGTGGTTAAGGGAGCCGAGACAGTACGCTTTGGGCCAGAGGCCATGGGTGGTGTCATTTTGGTTAGCCCTCCTAAACTTCCCGTGTCTGCAGGCACCACTGGATCTGCTACGTTGGTAGGAGGCACAAATGGGTGGAATGGAGCGGCTGCTTTTAGCCTTGAAAGCGGTTTAAAAAACCTTCACGGGTTTGGCTACCGTGTCCAGGCATCCTCAAGGAACGGGGGAAATATCAAAACGCCGGAATATTATCAGGATAATACCGGCATGCGGGAACTAAATTTCTCTGGAGCAATAGGCTATAACACCAAGGAATTGGGAATGGAACTCTTCTATAGCCGATTTGCCACGACCATTGGGATTTTGAGCGATAGTCATACGGGTAACTCCTCCGACTTGGCAGAATTGATTGCCAACGGCAGGCCCTTTTCAAACCCGGACTTCACTTATACCATCGAAAACCCCAGGCAGGAAGTAGTCCACCAACTCCTAAAAGCCAAAGGTCACTACCATCTTAACAACGATGGTGTCATTAACATCAAATATGCTTTCCAACAAAATAACCGCCAAGAATACGATGTCCGAAGAGGTGCGTTAAATGACCGCGCTGCGCTGGATTTGGAGCTATTTACCAATACGCTTGACTTGAGCTATGAACATCCCTCAAGCAAAAACTGGAATGGGTCCATCGGCGTCAGTGCACTCCAGCAAGCCAATAACAATATCCCGGGCACAGGGGTGACACCGCTCATCCCAAACTATGATATGGTTAACCTGGGAGCATTCTTGATCGAGAAATATACCAATGGGCCACTAGAACTCGAGGGGGGCGCACGCTACGATTATCGCTATGTGGATGCAGCCCGCTATAATCAGGGAGAGTTGAACGAGCAGGATTTCACTTTCAGAAACTTCACCGCATTTCTAGGCGCTGGATACAGCCTGGATAAAAACTTGCTCCTTACCACCAACTTGGGCTCTGCCTGGAGGCCACCAAATATAAATGAGCAGTTTAGCCAAGGTCTACACCATGGTGCTGCGGCAGTTGAAATAGGAGATCCTAATCTTGTCAGTGAACAGGCCATAAAATGGGTAAACACGGTGAATTTCAGCAATGATAAGGTAAATGCAGAACTATCGGGTTACTACCATAAAATCAATAATTATATATATCTCAACCCAACGGGTGAGGAATATGTATCGCTCAGAGGCACCTTCAATGTCTATGAATACCTCCAGACAGATGCCTCTTTCTGGGGGATAGATTTGAGTACAGATTACAGGCTACTGCCCTCGCTATCATGGTTCATTAAAGGCAGTATGATCAGGGCTAAAAATCTTACGGAGCAAACTTATCTTCCATTTATCCCTGCCGACAGACTGGAAACAGGCTTGGTTTACCAAACAGATAAAATCGGAAAACTGGAACTTAGTAACCTTTCTGTATTCAAACAAAGAAGGGAACCGGACTTTGACCTGGCTCCTGCACCTGTAGGCTACAACCTGTGGAGTGCCAGTATCAACAGAACACTATTGGAGAAAGAAAAGTCCAATCTAAAAGGAAGCCTCACTGTAAACAATATATTCAATACCGAATACAAAGATTATATGAACCGATTCCGGTATTTTACCCATGAAATGGGTCGAAATATCACCCTAAGACTCAAATATGAATTTTAA
- a CDS encoding TonB-dependent receptor domain-containing protein, whose product MLRGKVVDKESKETLPGAYIFLKDAENNNLANTYTDENGEFKITKPKASTFVLEVSFIGYKTLRRSIEGNSISNFGTITLEEDANQLQEVEIQGQAMTGEVKGDTVSFNANAYKTRSQASAGELVRKMPGVRMNGGTIEVQGETVGRVLVDGEPFFGDDPAMAMQNLPVAVIDKIEFLDQKSDQARLTGFDDGETIKTINIITKKETRGGKFGQLFAGYGTDDNYLAGGAVHFFEGAQRLSLLGLSNNINQQNFSADDLTGAFGSGNSRGWGRRDSDDITVREQPGITKTNALGTNFTDKFDDGKARFSGNYFFNDSQNTLSRMSTREYILPSDSLQFYDEERHEESNSQLHRINMKLEYDITEKHAIIWRPRLSYEKGNSTNRLAAVNLFDQSTPISETVNATESTNEGLRFDNDFTYRYKFNKPGRTISTSIETGYRDNKSESMLISVNQNYQSGNLDSLIQRTNNENGSFEYEAEIEYTEPIGENSQLRVEYEIGNDKSDNIQDVSQREMESTTFEKDSTLSNKFENNYQRHEISLGYRYSGEIWRIFSSMNYEVSKLNSDRLFPGYENTKRTFKNFVPRLFVDYEPNKSLSVRVGYRTDTEAPSVRQLQDVINNSNPLQISMGNPELEQEYEHRIFSRIRKINLENSKSFFMWFSAGLRNNFMGTSTYIASRDTLIQDDVLLRQGGQLSMPVNLSRAWNANTSISFGFPLSFMKSNLNLDTRISYSNTPGLINDQLNNNHNLGLGQGVGISSNVGEDLDFNISTSGNYNLVKSSIQENRNTEYYSHETRLDLYWNFWKGFFISSNVNNQFYVGLGEAYDQSVWLMNADFGYRFPPTQNLELKMTVFDLLNQNTSINRSVTDVYIETERTDVLRQFFMLTLTYNLRAFGGDKPVYEN is encoded by the coding sequence ATGCTCCGAGGGAAGGTAGTGGACAAGGAATCCAAGGAAACGCTCCCTGGAGCTTACATTTTTTTGAAGGATGCTGAGAATAATAACCTGGCCAATACCTACACAGACGAGAACGGTGAATTTAAGATCACTAAACCTAAGGCAAGCACGTTCGTTTTGGAAGTCAGTTTCATCGGCTACAAGACCCTGCGAAGAAGTATTGAAGGTAATAGTATAAGCAATTTTGGGACAATAACCCTAGAGGAAGATGCCAACCAGCTACAGGAAGTAGAAATCCAGGGACAGGCAATGACTGGAGAGGTAAAGGGAGACACAGTATCCTTTAATGCCAACGCCTACAAAACACGCTCTCAGGCCAGTGCAGGTGAACTGGTCAGAAAAATGCCCGGTGTCAGAATGAACGGTGGAACCATTGAGGTTCAGGGAGAAACCGTCGGCAGGGTGTTGGTGGATGGAGAACCGTTTTTTGGGGATGACCCTGCAATGGCCATGCAAAACCTACCAGTGGCCGTTATCGATAAGATTGAATTTCTTGATCAAAAGAGTGATCAGGCTCGTTTGACAGGATTTGACGATGGAGAGACCATTAAGACCATTAATATCATCACCAAAAAAGAAACCCGTGGCGGGAAATTTGGGCAGCTATTTGCCGGCTATGGGACGGATGACAATTACCTCGCAGGTGGTGCGGTCCACTTTTTTGAAGGTGCCCAGCGCCTTTCCTTGCTTGGCCTCAGCAATAACATCAACCAACAAAACTTCTCTGCAGACGACCTTACCGGGGCCTTTGGGTCTGGGAACAGCCGTGGATGGGGACGAAGGGACAGTGATGACATTACCGTCCGCGAACAACCCGGCATTACCAAAACCAATGCCCTGGGCACCAACTTTACAGACAAATTTGACGATGGCAAGGCGCGTTTTTCGGGAAATTACTTCTTTAATGACAGTCAAAACACGCTAAGTAGAATGTCTACCAGGGAATATATTCTTCCAAGTGACAGTTTGCAGTTTTATGATGAAGAAAGGCATGAGGAAAGCAACAGCCAACTACATCGTATAAATATGAAGTTAGAATATGATATTACGGAAAAACACGCCATCATTTGGAGGCCACGTCTTTCCTATGAAAAAGGAAATTCCACCAATAGACTTGCTGCTGTTAACCTCTTTGATCAGTCGACTCCCATAAGTGAGACCGTAAACGCCACAGAAAGCACTAATGAAGGATTGAGGTTTGATAATGACTTCACTTATCGTTACAAATTCAACAAACCTGGAAGAACCATCTCCACGAGTATAGAGACAGGCTACAGGGATAATAAGAGTGAATCAATGCTGATTTCTGTCAACCAAAATTATCAAAGTGGTAACTTGGACAGCTTAATTCAAAGGACCAACAATGAAAACGGGTCTTTCGAGTATGAAGCAGAAATTGAATACACCGAACCCATTGGTGAAAATTCCCAATTAAGAGTGGAATATGAAATAGGGAATGACAAAAGCGACAACATACAAGACGTGTCCCAACGGGAAATGGAATCTACTACCTTTGAAAAAGACAGTACTTTGAGTAATAAATTTGAAAACAATTACCAGAGACATGAAATCAGTTTGGGCTACCGCTATTCTGGTGAAATCTGGAGAATATTTTCATCCATGAATTACGAAGTCTCCAAACTCAATAGTGATCGCCTATTTCCCGGATATGAAAACACGAAAAGGACTTTCAAGAACTTTGTACCCCGGTTATTTGTAGACTACGAGCCCAACAAATCCCTGAGTGTGCGAGTTGGCTACAGGACAGATACTGAAGCGCCTTCCGTAAGGCAGTTACAGGATGTGATCAACAACAGTAACCCACTGCAGATTTCCATGGGTAACCCAGAACTGGAGCAGGAATATGAGCACAGAATCTTTTCCAGGATTCGGAAAATCAACCTTGAAAACTCCAAATCTTTCTTTATGTGGTTCTCCGCAGGGTTGCGCAACAACTTCATGGGAACCAGCACCTACATCGCCTCACGGGATACCCTGATCCAAGATGATGTACTCCTGAGGCAAGGCGGGCAGCTCAGCATGCCGGTCAATCTGAGCAGGGCCTGGAACGCAAATACCAGCATCTCGTTTGGCTTTCCCTTGAGTTTCATGAAAAGCAATCTAAACTTGGACACACGGATCAGTTACTCCAATACTCCAGGGCTAATCAATGACCAACTCAATAACAACCATAACCTTGGACTTGGCCAAGGGGTAGGCATCAGCAGTAATGTAGGGGAAGATCTTGACTTTAATATCAGCACATCAGGAAACTATAACCTAGTAAAGAGCTCTATCCAGGAAAACAGAAATACGGAGTATTACTCCCATGAAACCCGATTGGATCTATACTGGAATTTTTGGAAAGGGTTCTTCATCAGCTCCAATGTAAACAACCAATTCTATGTCGGCTTGGGAGAAGCCTATGACCAGTCAGTTTGGCTAATGAACGCTGACTTTGGGTATCGTTTTCCTCCTACCCAGAACCTTGAACTTAAAATGACCGTATTCGACCTGCTAAACCAAAACACCAGTATCAACAGGAGTGTTACAGACGTTTATATCGAGACAGAAAGAACCGATGTCCTCAGACAGTTCTTTATGCTCACCCTTACCTATAATTTGAGGGCTTTTGGAGGAGATAAGCCAGTTTATGAGAATTAA